The following coding sequences are from one Penaeus monodon isolate SGIC_2016 chromosome 21, NSTDA_Pmon_1, whole genome shotgun sequence window:
- the LOC119586637 gene encoding uncharacterized protein LOC119586637, producing the protein MLWKIEPYTGFSNGRRPRALGVLGREGDRFVVVQHLVLRRGADEPEDVGHPDASIQEKEDQCQSEVDVITWTLTGTLVFTMAVIVVLLILYHASSRETQRIQNLRREATRRQKPVPSYLEPLPAPFAAGPRQPHAHAALSLARAPSSSPEHLYENPEEVAGQIQPRSSPTLRDQSLALLQH; encoded by the exons ATGCTATGGAAGATCGAGCCTTATACTGGTTTTTCCAATGG GCGACGCCCACGAGCTTTGGGGGTTCTAGGCCGGGAAGGAGACAGGTTCGTGGTGGTGCAGCATCTTGTGCTTCGACGTGGCGCTGATGAGCCTGAGGACGTGGGACATCCTGATGCGAGCATCCAAGAAAAGGAAGATCAGTGCCAAAGCGAGGTGG ATGTCATAACTTGGACTCTCACAGGCACTTTGGTCTTCACGATGGCAGTCATCGTCGTCCTTCTCATTCTCTATCATGCGTCCAGTCGAGAGA cccagcgcatcCAAAACCTCAGGCGGGAAGCAACGAGACGCCAGAAGCCAGTCCCATCCTACCTGGAGCCTCTGCCTGCCCCCTTTGCAGCGGGCCCGAGGCAGCCTCACGCCCACGCCGCCCTCTCTTTGGCCCGCGCCCCGTCGTCCAGCCCTGAGCACCTGTATGAGAACCCTGAGGAGGTGGCCGGGCAGATACAGCCTCGCTCTTCTCCAACACTGAGAGATCAAAGCCTCGCTCTTCTCCAACACTGA